In Colius striatus isolate bColStr4 chromosome 17, bColStr4.1.hap1, whole genome shotgun sequence, the following proteins share a genomic window:
- the LOC104553740 gene encoding T-box-containing protein TBX6L — translation MQALPDVKAPCEALPSPSLEPYPQSSIVVTLEDMDLWMKFHQIGTEMIITKSGRRMFPQCKIKVSGLIPYAKYLMLVDFVPMDNFRYKWNKDQWEVAGKAEPQLPCRTYVHPDSPAPGSHWMKEPVSFQKLKLTNNTLDQHGHIILHSMHRYKPRFHIVQADDLFSVRWSIFQVFSFPETVFTSVTAYQNEQITKLKIDNNPFAKGFREHGKNTRREGRAKCQKPSPAKGQKRKLPEEKEPGAEERDFEKDENADVKEEGTPVVVSSGFPFWVSEQSGSSSFPAASPVPADQREALPREQQVPTPSYQTYRFHEAGDSQQLPPRDGPAGSDFRARCHPLDLATVPEHDSKQLPEGFSNLPPLPPPLPPPQDYTGVVNVALDSVGKPGARAPMYGPYGPEQGLGQWMVPAHSQYRAMSYSAFSTEYNTQGAAGHAHGAVAEWSQYPLFPYACW, via the exons ATGCAAGCTTTGCCAG ACGTGAAAGCGCCGTGTGAGGCACTTCCTTCCCCCAGCCTGGAGCCCTACCCGCAGAGCTCCATTGTGGTCACCCTGGAGGACATGGATCTCTGGATGAAGTTCCACCAGATAGGGACTGAGATGATCATCACCAAGTCTGGCAG ACGGATGTTTCCACAATGCAAAATCAAAGTCTCTGGCTTAATCCCATATGCCAAGTACCTCATGCTCGTAGATTTTGTGCCAATGGACAACTTCAGGTACAAG TGGAATAAAGACCAGTGGGAAGTTGCTGGAaaagcagagccccagctcccctgtcGCACCTACGTCCATCCAGattccccagctcctggcagtCACTGGATGAAAGAACCTGTCTCCTTCCAGAAACTGAAGCTCACCAACAACACTCTGGACCAACATGGGCAT ATCATCCTCCACTCCATGCACCGTTACAAGCCTCGCTTCCACATTGTGCAGGCAGATGATCTCTTCAGTGTCCGCTGGAGCATCTTCCAAGTCTTCAGCTTCCCTGAGACTGTCTTCACTTCTGTTACTGCCTACCAGAACGAGCAG ATTACAAAGCTCAAGATAGACAACAATCCATTTGCTAAAGGTTTCCGTGAGCATGGGAAGAACACCCGAAG GGAAGGACGAGCCAAATGCCAGAAGCCCAGTCCAGCCAAGGGCCAGAAGAGGAAGCTGCCTGAGGAAAAGGAGCCTGGTGCTGAGGAACGTG ATTTTGAGAAGGATGAGAATGCAGATGTGAAGGAGGAGGGTACTCCCGTGGTGGTGAGCAGTGGATTCCCCTTCTGGGTGTCAGAGCAGAGCggcagcagctccttccctgcagcGTCACCAGTGCCTGCCGACCAGAGGGAGGCtctgcccagggagcagcaaGTGCCCACTCCATCCTACCAGACGTACCG GTTCCACGAGGCCGGGGACAGCCAGCAGCTTCCCCCCCGCGACGGCCCGGCCGGCAGCGATTTCCGGGCACGGTGCCACCCGCTGGATCTCGCCACGGTGCCCGAGCACGACTCCAAGCAGCTCCCCGAGGGCTTCAGCAACCTGCCTCCGCTGCCCccgcctctgcctcctccccaggACTACACAGGAGTGGTGAACGTGGCCCTAGACTCGGTGGGGAAGCCCGGGGCCCGGGCACCGATGTACGGCCCGTACGGCCCCGAGCAGGGCCTGGGGCAGTGGATGGTGCCGGCCCACAGCCAGTACCGCGCCATGAGCTACTCGGCCTTCTCCACGGAGTACAACACACAGGGGGCTGCAGGACATGCCCACGGGGCCGTGGCAGAGTGGAGCCAGTACCCTCTGTTCCCCTATGCCTGCTGGTGA